One segment of Panicum virgatum strain AP13 chromosome 1K, P.virgatum_v5, whole genome shotgun sequence DNA contains the following:
- the LOC120643642 gene encoding uncharacterized protein LOC120643642, whose amino-acid sequence MDTGQSNMNAKGKGAEKARGSNPRAKATNWPPAISEYLLDWFIEKKLSMPPKSVFKKMHHTACTSAVNAKYGTTYTVDQVHRHWRRHKDTWGLVAKHMNESGGGFDYDTKMLTLSNSTLTELSANDRGILSKPIQFFDKLQELFSGCTADGSFMQDASTAAGPDQDDSERLDMLNDMANYDDTDDPHGQDSDKLQSDSDDCQEVAALGASVSTQVSSSSVKSIKPNKRNFKRFGKHTVPAAARVGRASKFNTKPSPACADDDTNVEITNTLRGIQENLGKPVQVAPLPDPNGPLWDMLKNIALTPDDRLAVGMHLCKPEFQVQRSFLINMGQEYLERWVFNHLSGGDLGGN is encoded by the exons ATGGATACAGGACAAAGCAACATGAATGCTAAGGGCAAGGGAGCTGAGAAAGCTAGAGGTTCAAATCCAAGGGCAAAAGCTACAAATTGGCCTCCAGCTATATCTGAATACCTCCTTGATTGGTTCATTGAGAAGAAGCTATCCATGCCTCCAAAATCTGTTTTCAAGAAGATGCATCACACAGCCTGTACATCTGCAGTGAATGCTAAATATGGCACTACCTATACTGTGGATCAAGTTCATCGTCACTGGAGGCGGCATAAGGATACTTGGGGACTTGTGGCTAAGCATATGAATGAGAGTGGCGGTGGCTTTGATTATGACACAAAGATGTTGACTCTCTCTAATTCTACTTTGACTGAACTCTCG GCAAATGACCGTGGGATTCTCTCTAAACCAATTCAGTTCTTTGACAAGTTGCAAGAATTATTTAGTGGCTGCACAGCTGATGGTTCTTTTATGCAAGATGCTTCCACTGCAGCTGGTCCAGACCAAGATGATTCTGAGAGACTTGACATGCTAAATGACATGGCTAATTATGATGACACAGATGATCCACATGGGCAAGACTCAGACAAACTGCAGTCTGATAGTGATGACTGTCAAGAGGTGGCTGCCCTTGGTGCATCAGTTAGCACTCAAGTTTCATCATCTAGTGTCAAGTCCATCAAGCCTAACAAGAGAAATTTTAAAAGGTTTGGCAAGCATACAGTACCTGCTGCTGCACGGGTTGGTAGGGCCAGTAAGTTCAACACAAAACCGTCTCCTGCCTGTGCTGATGATGATACGAACGTGGAGATAACAAATACTTTGCGTGGTATCCAAGAGAACCTTGGAAAACCAGTGCAGGTTGCACCTCTTCCAGACCCTAATGGTCCTCTATGGGATATGCTCAAGAATATCGCATTAACACCAGATGACAGGCTTGCAGTAGGAATGCACCTTTGCAAGCCAGAATTTCAAGTTCAGCGCAGCTTCCTTATCAATATGGGTCAAGAATATCTTGAGCGTTGGGTGTTCAACCATTTATCTGGTGGCGACCTTGGTGGTAACTGA
- the LOC120643648 gene encoding zinc finger protein 8-like encodes MAKSQEVRSVDSFSQLPFIRPPPAPTPRDTIRLFGCEFSNDQKVQAKQEAMADSPDAANGSTVTSESNAKQSAAAAAAERKFECHYCCRNFPTSQALGGHQNAHKRERQHAKRAHLQASLAMHRYVPGHMYGLFNYHHHLGRFDQPPGPPPPPPPAHYPMWTSASPPGPYGGGPGSLSQPINGSPVPGLWRVPPPMENFGMAGRHGADTAILVDPAGEAACKDEKAVVSLLYSSPSLSSCSSASPEKLGRYELGQKESVSLDLHL; translated from the coding sequence ATGGCCAAGTCTCAGGAGGTGCGCAGCGTCGACTCCTTCTCGCAGCTGCCGTTCATCCGGCCGCccccggcgccgacgccgcgggACACCATCCGGCTGTTCGGCTGCGAGTTCTCCAACGACCAGAAGGTGCAGGCCAAGCAGGAGGCCATGGCCGATTCCCCGGACGCGGCCAACGGCAGCACGGTCACGTCCGAGAGCAACGCCaagcagagcgccgccgccgccgcggccgagagGAAGTTCGAGTGCCACTACTGCTGCCGCAACTTCCCGACGTCGCAGGCGCTGGGCGGGCACCAGAACGCGCACAAGCGCGAGCGCCAGCACGCCAAGCGGGCCCACCTCCAGGCCTCCCTCGCCATGCACCGCTACGTCCCCGGCCACATGTACGGCCTCTTCAACTACCACCACCATCTCGGCCGCTTCGACCAGCCGCCggggccgcccccgcccccgccgccggcgcactaCCCGATGTGGACGAGCGCCAGCCCGCCGGGGCCGTACGGCGGAGGGCCAGGCTCCTTGTCGCAGCCAATTAACGGCAGCCCGGTGCCGGGGCTATGGAGGGTGCCGCCGCCCATGGAGAATTTCGGCATGGCCGGCCGGCACGGCGCTGACACGGCCATCCTGGTCGATCCGGCAGGGGAAGCAGCCTGCAAGGACGAGAAGGCGGTGGTGAGCTTGCTGTACTCGTCGCCCTCGCTGTCGTCGTGCTCGTCCGCGTCGCCGGAGAAGCTAGGTAGGTACGAATTGGGCCAGAAGGAGAGTGTTAGCTTGGACCTCCATTTGTAA